One Onthophagus taurus isolate NC chromosome 11, IU_Otau_3.0, whole genome shotgun sequence genomic window carries:
- the LOC139432014 gene encoding uncharacterized protein → MACKLTYCLAHLVIISLVYVEVTSKCRKVPEEKPDFKKLSGTWYIIQTDDSTELSRSCVKYNFVYSTTKKAEVITAYRILGNETQKKFIATLSNGQAKVAPLANDGTYASNWMDLKIPYADYDQYYSVYGCDPKSNNSGFVYVGVRNKSLEDCYIKIMTERWEKLDFDTNKIFSINQQNCPETN, encoded by the exons atggctTGTAAACTAACTTACTGTCTTGCTCACTTAGTAATCATAAGTCTTGTTTATGTTGAAGTAACGAGTAAATGCCGTAAGGTTCCTGAAGAAAAACCCGATTTTaaaaag CTGTCAGGAACATGGTATATTATTCAAACAGATGATTCAACAGAACTATCAAGAAGCTGCGTTAAGTATAATTTCGTTTATTCGACAACTAAGAAAGCAGAAGTGATTACAGCTTATCGCATCTTGGGTAatgaaacacaaaaaaaatttatagcaACTTTATCAAATGGTCAAGCAAAAGTTGCCCCACTTGCTAATGATGGCACATATGCCTCTAATTGGATGGATCTTAAGATACCTTATGCCGATTATGATCAATATTACTCCGTTTATGGTTGTGATCCAAAATCGAATAATTcag GGTTTGTGTATGTTGGAGTAAGAAATAAATCGTTGGAAGattgttatataaaaataatgacgGAGAGATGGGAGAAATTAGATTTcgatacaaataaaatattctctATTAACCAACAGAATTGTCCAGAAAcgaattga